One Flavobacterium sp. 90 DNA segment encodes these proteins:
- a CDS encoding lactate utilization protein B/C, with product MNFFKKIFGSSDAASDEENESEYAGNSIQDSHLSIDERFIFNFKKNGGKFLYCENKQEVAEQFENILEENDWFENEVLCYEPGLFHLLDENKLLYIAPTRPKFLLASCENLIADEGSILFSSKQIRQNKPNELPANIVIIATTSQILSIKSDGLSAIKRKYERDYPTNITTIKYFEKAKEEDFTQYGSVAKNLYLLLLEDL from the coding sequence ATGAATTTTTTCAAAAAAATATTTGGTTCAAGTGATGCCGCTTCCGACGAAGAGAATGAAAGCGAATATGCGGGCAATTCCATTCAGGATAGCCATTTGTCTATAGACGAAAGGTTCATTTTCAATTTTAAGAAAAACGGAGGAAAGTTTTTGTATTGCGAAAACAAACAAGAAGTAGCTGAACAATTTGAAAATATTTTAGAAGAAAACGATTGGTTCGAAAATGAAGTTCTTTGTTATGAACCAGGTCTTTTTCATTTATTAGATGAAAACAAATTACTTTATATTGCACCAACAAGACCAAAATTCCTTTTAGCAAGCTGCGAAAATCTAATTGCTGATGAAGGTTCTATTTTGTTTTCATCAAAACAAATCAGGCAAAACAAACCAAACGAATTACCTGCAAATATTGTAATTATCGCGACAACAAGTCAGATCCTTTCTATAAAAAGTGATGGTTTAAGCGCCATTAAACGTAAATACGAAAGAGATTATCCTACTAACATTACCACAATAAAATATTTCGAAAAAGCCAAAGAAGAGGATTTTACACAATACGGAAGTGTTGCCAAGAATCTTTATTTATTGCTCTTAGAAGATCTTTAA
- a CDS encoding phosphatidate cytidylyltransferase: MNETLKRTISGAVYIALLLTSILFSTESFIILFGIFLIIATYEFCNLVNINKVISILFVTLFYSTVSLISFYRAETENYINKFLKDNIQITVDTDKLFSVLLIITLIVFIKCIFFLFDDTQTIGKASKYIYLIGYIMLPFLFITKISFGIKDYNPKIIIGLFVLIWTNDTFAYLVGKSMGKHKLFERISPKKTIEGFLGGVVFAAFAGFLISKLYIQPKPEFSNKSILIWMIIALIVSIFGTIGDLIESKFKRVAGVKDSGSIMPGHGGVLDRLDSVIFVAPIIFLFYQILYYVS, from the coding sequence ATGAATGAAACACTCAAGAGAACCATTTCTGGTGCTGTTTATATCGCTTTATTACTAACTTCTATTCTGTTTTCAACAGAGAGTTTTATCATTCTTTTTGGTATTTTTCTAATTATTGCAACTTATGAGTTTTGCAATTTAGTTAATATCAATAAAGTTATTTCCATTCTATTTGTTACGTTGTTTTACTCAACGGTTTCTTTAATTAGTTTTTACAGAGCCGAAACGGAGAATTACATCAATAAATTTCTAAAAGATAATATCCAAATTACAGTTGACACAGATAAATTATTTTCTGTTTTACTTATAATCACCCTGATTGTTTTTATAAAATGTATTTTCTTTTTGTTTGATGACACTCAAACCATCGGCAAAGCTTCTAAATACATTTATTTGATCGGGTATATTATGTTGCCTTTTCTTTTTATCACAAAAATATCTTTCGGAATCAAAGATTATAATCCAAAAATTATTATTGGATTATTTGTCTTAATCTGGACCAATGATACATTTGCTTATCTGGTTGGCAAATCTATGGGTAAACATAAATTATTTGAGCGCATTTCGCCTAAAAAAACTATAGAGGGTTTTCTTGGCGGAGTTGTTTTTGCTGCATTTGCCGGTTTCTTAATTTCAAAATTATACATACAGCCTAAACCTGAATTTAGCAATAAATCGATCTTAATCTGGATGATAATTGCTTTAATTGTTAGCATCTTTGGAACTATTGGAGATTTAATCGAATCAAAATTCAAAAGAGTTGCAGGTGTAAAAGACAGTGGCTCGATAATGCCTGGCCACGGGGGTGTATTAGATCGACTAGATAGTGTTATATTTGTAGCACCAATTATATTTTTATTTTATCAAATTTTATATTATGTTTCATAA
- a CDS encoding phosphatidylserine decarboxylase family protein translates to MFHKEGGPSILLGTVFAVAVILLAEKFINISWLRILVQLAGLLVLIIILQFFRNPKRIAIRNSDQILAPVDGKVVVIEEVYEGEFFKDKRLQVSIFMSPINVHVTRYAMDGIIKFSKYHPGKFLVAWHPKASEENERTTVVIENETFGQILYRQIAGALARRIVNYAQEGMQVVQGTDAGFIKFGSRVDLFLPLGTPINVVLNQKAIGGKTIIATKA, encoded by the coding sequence ATGTTTCATAAAGAAGGAGGTCCATCCATTTTATTAGGTACTGTATTTGCTGTTGCCGTAATTTTGCTTGCTGAGAAATTTATTAATATCAGTTGGTTAAGAATACTGGTACAACTAGCAGGTTTATTGGTTTTGATTATTATTTTACAGTTCTTTAGAAATCCTAAAAGAATTGCAATCAGAAACAGCGATCAAATTCTTGCTCCTGTTGACGGAAAAGTTGTAGTTATAGAAGAAGTTTATGAAGGTGAATTCTTCAAAGACAAACGTTTGCAAGTTTCTATTTTCATGTCGCCAATTAACGTACACGTTACACGTTATGCTATGGACGGTATTATAAAATTTAGTAAATATCACCCTGGTAAGTTTTTAGTTGCATGGCATCCAAAAGCAAGTGAAGAAAATGAAAGAACAACTGTTGTGATTGAAAACGAAACTTTCGGACAGATTTTATACAGACAAATTGCAGGTGCTTTGGCACGTAGAATTGTAAATTACGCACAAGAAGGAATGCAGGTTGTTCAGGGAACTGATGCCGGCTTCATTAAATTTGGTTCAAGAGTAGATTTATTTTTACCTTTAGGTACTCCAATTAATGTAGTATTAAACCAAAAAGCAATTGGAGGAAAAACCATTATTGCTACAAAAGCTTAA
- a CDS encoding acyl-CoA-binding protein: MTEKDLDTRFSEAVETALKMTQASLPQDVQLRLYAYYKQATFGSAVYNQSENFDLRDAFKTNAWMQISRISIDEAKECYIEIINSLSSK, translated from the coding sequence ATGACCGAAAAAGATTTAGATACTCGTTTTTCCGAGGCTGTAGAAACTGCTTTAAAAATGACTCAGGCCTCGCTGCCACAAGATGTGCAGCTAAGGCTTTATGCTTATTACAAACAGGCAACTTTTGGATCAGCTGTTTACAATCAATCTGAGAATTTTGATTTACGTGATGCCTTCAAAACAAATGCGTGGATGCAAATAAGTCGTATATCAATCGATGAAGCTAAAGAATGCTATATAGAAATTATTAATTCACTATCATCAAAATAA
- a CDS encoding superoxide dismutase → MKKNIIRFGILASFILLFSCNDNNKLTEVVEVPLPTKEEKITIGSPNDVKADPGSFELTKLPFSYDALAPAIRTLTMETHYSKHYLTYTNNLNKEILNTEFENLPIEDILKKLDLNNAKLRQNAGGYYNHTLYFNILTPKETTPKDTLVGSINKEFGSFSNLTNQFKGQATKQFGSGWVWLVVDRYGKLQVTTTDNQDNPLMKNALIPGTPILGIDLWEHAYYLDYQNRKGSYIDAFYQHINWEKVNENYIEALKKVKKV, encoded by the coding sequence ATGAAGAAAAACATTATTCGTTTTGGGATTCTAGCTTCATTTATATTATTATTTTCTTGTAATGATAATAATAAGCTAACCGAAGTTGTAGAAGTTCCTTTGCCTACAAAAGAAGAAAAAATAACCATTGGATCTCCGAATGATGTAAAAGCAGATCCGGGATCTTTTGAGTTAACAAAACTTCCTTTTTCTTATGACGCATTAGCGCCGGCAATAAGAACACTTACAATGGAAACGCATTATTCTAAGCATTATTTAACGTATACGAATAATCTAAATAAAGAGATTTTAAACACTGAATTTGAAAACTTGCCAATTGAAGATATCTTAAAAAAATTAGACCTCAACAATGCAAAACTTCGCCAAAATGCCGGTGGATATTACAATCACACTTTGTATTTTAATATTCTGACTCCAAAAGAGACAACTCCAAAAGATACTTTAGTTGGTTCTATAAATAAAGAATTTGGTTCATTTAGCAACCTTACAAATCAGTTTAAAGGTCAGGCAACAAAGCAATTTGGTTCTGGCTGGGTTTGGTTAGTCGTTGACAGATACGGAAAACTACAAGTAACAACAACTGATAATCAAGATAATCCTTTAATGAAAAACGCTTTGATTCCGGGAACTCCTATTTTAGGAATCGATTTATGGGAACATGCCTATTACTTAGATTATCAAAACAGAAAAGGAAGTTATATAGATGCTTTTTATCAACATATAAATTGGGAAAAAGTAAACGAAAACTACATAGAGGCTCTAAAGAAAGTCAAAAAAGTATAA
- a CDS encoding hybrid sensor histidine kinase/response regulator transcription factor, with amino-acid sequence MKIKNLLICFIYIISFSCQNKENTSSNNKSETNQLSETSQLKIHNKNSESVFDIPKTANIEYSLEQLDNTKGLSNSSINAIFQDSENLLWIGTWDGLNRYDGNNFEIFRPELNNKNSLSNQVILKIDEDNAGRIWILTIHGINRYDKKTGVFQHYYFSRENIPPLSEAEFNMALDSSKKVFCAVKDWGIGYFNGNDFQLLNTEKLQKKAVKKMEFTLSGELLVLFEDNKLYSLSFKSKSTEKPFISKIELISDNIRTFGIVSKEKICTVSVTGISNLYSFVTKENTLLSKKDIENSIGNIPEGLVASSKTGYYIIDINGNIINHNWLKHLDKQKTTTLIRGNENIIWAGTDGDGIIKMYPLRKSFNLVAKSQVPELDGAIVRTFLQVDKNSFLVGTKGKGLFCFSSSFYLNPEKALEYKNYNENNSAINNAVFSLCKGQDGLIFIGTDGEGISIFDLKKSKLINWTNILGNKEYDYFKSIYSIYQDEDGFIWLGTNGYGMIRCKIERSGENLKITDFKKYLAVSNQKNTLSSNIVFSIIPRDKNHLWIGTRLGGLNLFDKKSEHFIVYKNNPDDATSLSNNDILCLQTDPKNRLWIGTSFGFNLLNPVKKDEKAIFKSFTVKDGLPNNTIHGIVVDKRNNLWLSTNFGLSNFNPNRLKFTNYTKNEGLQNNEFADGAFYQDLNSEFIFMGGIKGFNYFLPQKIKESTIIPDLFIDKISGQNQPIPYYQGLVITPDSNTHPSIFLDHNQNFFDIELTALTYINTEKCQYAYQLMNFDKGWNTINNRRIISFTNVPKGNYSLWIKWSNSDGVWSKPVHAIDICVKPIFWQSNLAFIIYSLLFLAFVLFVLSYYKKRQSLTQNILFRQREKELHENRLTFFTDIAHEFQTPLTLIVGPIQKLSEATNLNEKNQKFIQMIQRNSSRLLFLTQQLLEFRKAEYDYLEVTVKKFDLVNLIEQIAELFDEWALEKNIQYNLSIPPTLPGWFDKDKIEKIVFNVMSNAFKYTPVNGQIDLKFYIQDNDFKKLNITITNTGKGIPKEGLDSLFTQFFLADTNTKETDNNMFRTGIGLAYVKKLVGVLKGEIQVTSTLNKETTFTILLPCHKEAFSEKELDKAISPILISQHLKNILEENPIKLEDSPNKILSLEKLTDNRKVILIVEDEKDIHVLLNELLSEKYKLLLAYNGLEALKIIEDILPDIIISDVMMPFMDGVEFCKKIKTNLKTCHIPFIMLTAKDSVVHRIEGIESGANSYIPKPFYPDHLLVRIQKLLEEKELISKHFKQDTLTENLPNLNINNEEKDFIKKIIELIRNNIDNENLQSLFIEKELGISNSQLYRKTKQLFGFTPGDLIRTIRLKYAAELLRKNKLTVSEVCYQSGFNNRSYFYREFKKLYDLTPKNYQLKYISKS; translated from the coding sequence TTGAAAATTAAAAATCTCCTTATTTGCTTCATTTATATAATATCCTTTTCATGTCAAAATAAAGAGAATACATCTTCTAATAATAAATCTGAAACTAATCAGTTATCTGAAACTTCTCAATTAAAAATACATAACAAAAATTCTGAATCTGTTTTTGATATTCCAAAGACAGCCAATATTGAATATTCATTAGAACAATTAGACAATACAAAGGGCTTATCTAATAGTTCGATAAATGCTATATTTCAAGATTCTGAAAACTTGCTTTGGATAGGAACCTGGGATGGTTTAAATCGATATGATGGAAATAACTTTGAAATTTTCAGACCTGAATTAAACAATAAAAATAGCTTGAGTAATCAGGTTATTCTCAAAATAGATGAGGATAATGCCGGCAGGATTTGGATATTAACCATACACGGAATTAACCGTTATGATAAAAAAACAGGTGTTTTTCAGCATTATTACTTTTCAAGAGAAAACATTCCGCCTTTATCTGAAGCTGAATTTAATATGGCTCTTGACTCTTCTAAAAAAGTGTTTTGTGCTGTAAAAGATTGGGGAATTGGTTATTTTAATGGTAATGATTTTCAGCTATTAAATACCGAAAAACTGCAGAAAAAAGCCGTAAAAAAAATGGAATTTACTTTAAGCGGCGAATTACTTGTGTTGTTTGAAGATAACAAACTTTACTCGTTATCCTTTAAAAGTAAATCAACCGAAAAACCTTTTATCTCTAAAATAGAATTGATATCCGATAATATTCGAACATTCGGAATCGTTTCGAAAGAAAAAATATGCACTGTATCTGTAACCGGAATTAGTAATTTGTATTCTTTTGTTACCAAAGAAAATACATTACTTTCTAAAAAAGATATTGAAAACAGTATAGGAAATATTCCTGAAGGACTTGTTGCTTCAAGTAAAACCGGATATTACATTATTGATATTAACGGTAATATAATTAATCACAATTGGTTAAAACATCTTGACAAACAAAAAACTACGACCTTAATTAGAGGAAATGAAAATATCATTTGGGCAGGAACAGACGGCGACGGAATTATTAAAATGTATCCACTGAGGAAATCGTTCAACCTCGTTGCAAAATCTCAGGTTCCTGAATTAGACGGAGCGATTGTGAGAACGTTTCTGCAAGTTGATAAAAACTCTTTTTTGGTGGGTACAAAAGGAAAGGGTTTATTCTGTTTCTCTTCAAGTTTTTATCTTAATCCTGAAAAAGCACTGGAATACAAAAACTATAACGAGAATAATAGTGCCATTAATAATGCCGTTTTTTCTTTATGTAAAGGACAAGATGGCTTAATTTTTATTGGAACTGATGGTGAAGGAATTTCAATTTTCGATCTAAAAAAATCTAAATTAATTAATTGGACCAATATTCTAGGTAATAAAGAGTACGATTACTTTAAATCTATCTACTCGATCTATCAGGACGAAGATGGATTTATTTGGCTTGGTACTAACGGATACGGAATGATTCGCTGCAAGATCGAACGGTCTGGAGAAAACTTGAAGATTACTGACTTTAAAAAATACCTTGCGGTTAGTAATCAAAAAAATACTTTAAGCAGTAATATTGTTTTTTCTATAATTCCTAGAGACAAAAACCATCTCTGGATTGGAACTCGATTAGGTGGCTTAAATTTATTTGATAAAAAATCAGAACATTTTATAGTTTATAAAAACAATCCTGATGATGCTACAAGTTTATCTAATAATGATATTTTGTGTTTACAAACTGATCCCAAAAACAGACTTTGGATAGGAACTAGTTTTGGTTTTAATCTATTAAATCCTGTAAAAAAGGATGAAAAAGCAATTTTTAAAAGCTTTACCGTAAAAGATGGACTTCCAAATAATACAATTCACGGAATAGTTGTCGATAAAAGAAATAATCTCTGGTTAAGTACCAACTTTGGCTTGTCTAATTTTAATCCTAATCGATTGAAATTTACCAATTACACTAAAAATGAAGGCTTACAAAATAATGAATTTGCAGATGGTGCTTTTTATCAGGACTTAAACTCTGAATTTATTTTTATGGGAGGAATTAAAGGTTTTAATTATTTCCTGCCTCAAAAAATAAAAGAGTCTACTATAATTCCGGATCTTTTTATTGATAAAATTAGTGGTCAAAATCAGCCTATTCCGTATTATCAAGGATTGGTTATTACGCCTGATTCAAATACTCATCCATCAATTTTTTTAGACCATAATCAGAACTTTTTTGATATTGAACTCACTGCTTTAACTTATATCAATACTGAAAAATGTCAATATGCTTATCAATTAATGAATTTTGATAAAGGCTGGAATACGATTAACAACCGACGAATTATTTCTTTTACAAATGTGCCAAAAGGAAACTACTCTTTATGGATAAAATGGTCAAATAGTGATGGTGTATGGAGTAAACCGGTTCATGCCATTGATATTTGTGTTAAACCAATATTCTGGCAATCAAATCTTGCTTTTATAATCTATTCTTTATTGTTTTTGGCTTTTGTATTATTTGTGCTTAGTTATTACAAAAAACGTCAATCATTGACCCAAAATATTCTTTTCAGACAAAGAGAAAAAGAACTTCACGAAAACAGACTTACGTTTTTTACAGATATTGCTCATGAATTTCAAACGCCGTTAACGTTAATCGTTGGACCTATTCAAAAACTTTCGGAAGCTACAAATCTCAACGAAAAAAATCAGAAATTTATACAAATGATTCAACGAAATTCTTCGCGTTTATTATTCTTAACGCAACAATTACTTGAATTTAGAAAAGCCGAATATGACTATCTGGAAGTAACAGTGAAAAAATTTGATTTGGTAAACCTAATCGAACAAATTGCCGAGTTATTTGATGAATGGGCTTTAGAGAAAAACATTCAATACAACCTCAGCATCCCTCCTACTTTACCGGGATGGTTCGACAAAGATAAGATTGAAAAAATAGTGTTTAATGTAATGTCAAATGCTTTTAAATATACCCCTGTAAATGGACAAATAGATCTTAAATTTTATATTCAGGATAACGATTTTAAAAAGCTAAACATAACAATCACAAATACAGGAAAGGGAATTCCAAAAGAGGGATTAGATTCTTTATTTACTCAATTTTTCTTAGCCGATACAAATACTAAGGAAACTGATAACAATATGTTTAGAACCGGTATTGGTCTTGCATATGTAAAAAAATTAGTTGGTGTATTAAAAGGTGAAATACAAGTTACAAGTACTCTTAATAAAGAAACGACCTTTACAATTTTATTACCTTGCCATAAAGAAGCTTTTAGCGAAAAAGAACTAGACAAAGCAATAAGTCCTATTTTAATATCACAACATTTAAAAAATATTTTGGAAGAAAATCCCATTAAACTGGAAGACAGTCCAAATAAAATTTTATCGCTCGAAAAACTTACAGATAATCGAAAAGTAATACTAATAGTCGAAGATGAAAAAGATATTCATGTACTTCTTAACGAATTACTTAGCGAGAAATATAAACTTTTACTTGCCTACAATGGCCTTGAAGCTTTAAAAATTATTGAAGATATTCTGCCAGACATTATTATTAGCGATGTAATGATGCCTTTTATGGATGGCGTTGAGTTTTGCAAAAAAATTAAAACGAATCTTAAAACCTGTCATATTCCTTTTATTATGCTAACAGCAAAAGACTCTGTTGTGCATAGAATCGAAGGCATAGAAAGCGGCGCAAATTCTTATATTCCAAAACCATTTTATCCGGATCATCTTCTCGTAAGAATACAAAAACTACTGGAAGAAAAAGAATTAATTTCAAAGCACTTTAAACAAGATACTCTTACCGAAAATCTACCCAATCTAAATATAAATAACGAGGAAAAAGATTTTATAAAAAAAATCATTGAGCTTATTCGCAATAATATCGATAACGAAAATCTTCAAAGTTTATTTATCGAAAAAGAATTAGGTATCAGTAATTCGCAATTATACCGAAAAACCAAACAACTTTTTGGTTTTACACCAGGTGATTTAATTCGTACCATTCGATTGAAATATGCTGCTGAATTGTTAAGAAAAAACAAATTAACAGTATCTGAAGTATGTTATCAATCAGGCTTTAATAATCGCTCATATTTTTATCGTGAGTTTAAAAAACTATATGATTTAACGCCCAAAAATTATCAGCTCAAATATATATCAAAGAGCTAA